From the genome of Argentina anserina chromosome 4, drPotAnse1.1, whole genome shotgun sequence, one region includes:
- the LOC126791521 gene encoding LOW QUALITY PROTEIN: uncharacterized protein LOC126791521 (The sequence of the model RefSeq protein was modified relative to this genomic sequence to represent the inferred CDS: inserted 1 base in 1 codon; substituted 1 base at 1 genomic stop codon) — protein MSCLCSCCTASTCGLCSSVASGISSKSARLGYCGLFGLSLVVTWILREVGAPLLEKIPWISASETHTKSWYQTQAVLRVSMGNFLFFAILALIMIGVKDRNDRRDGWHHGGWIAKMVIWLLLVILMFXPDIVITIYGDLSKFGAGLFLLVQVIILLDFTHSWNDGXVEKDEQKWYIALLAVSIGCYIAAFAFSGILFIWFNPSGEDCGLNVFFIVMTMVLAFAFAVIALHPTVNGSLLPASVISVYSAYVCYTALSSEPRGYACNGLHHSSAVSVGTLLLGMATTILSVLYSALRAGSSTTFLSPPSSPRAAEKKPLLEGKELEEGKQKNDKEAIPVSYSYTFFHLIFALASMYSAMLLSGWTNSAESSDLIDVGWTSVWVRICTEWVTAALYVWSLVAPLLFPDREF, from the exons ATGTCGTGCTTGTGTTCCTGCTGCACTGCCTCGACTTGCGGCCTCTGCTCCTCCGTGGCCTCCGGGATCTCCAGCAAATCCGCCAGGCTCGGCTACTGTGGCCTCTTCGGCCTCTCCTTGGTCGTCACTTGGATTCTTAGAGAAGTTGGAGCTCCTCTGTTGGAGAAAATCCCAT GGATAAGCGCTTCGGAAACTCACACCAAGTCATGGTATCAAACACAAGCAGTACTGCGAGTGAGCATGGGGAATTTCTTGTTTTTTGCGATACTTGCCCTCATAATGATTGGAGTGAAGGATAGAAATGACCGGCGAGATGGATGGCATCACGGTGGATGGATTGCCAAGATGGTCATCTGGCTTTTGCTTGTTATTCTCATGT TTCCGGACATTGTCATCACAATCTATG GAGATCTATCAAAATTCGGGGCAGGCCTGTTTTTACTGGTTCAAGTGATTATCTTGCTAGACTTTACTCACTCCTGGAATGATGGATGAGTAGAGAAAGATGAACAAAAATG GTATATCGCTTTGCTTGCTGTATCAATTGGATGCTACATTGCAGCATTTGCATTTTCAGGCATTTTGTTCATTTGGTTCAACCCGTCTGGCGAAGACTGTGGCCTTAATGTCTTCTTTATTGTGATGACCATGGTTCTTGCATTTGCATTTGCAGTAATTGCACTACACCCAACG GTAAATGGCAGCCTCCTTCCTGCTTCTGTGATATCAGTTTATAGTGCTTATGTGTGCTACACTGCTCTTTCCAGTGAGCCTCGTGGCTATGCTTGCAATGGTCTTCACCACTCCAGTGCTGTCTCTGTTGGTACTCTTCTTCTTGGGATGGCGACAACCATTCTTTCAGTTCTGTACTCTGCATTACGTGCTGGATCTTCAACAACTTTTCTGTCACCACCTTCTTCACCCAGGGCAG CTGAAAAGAAACCTCTTCTTGAGGGAAAAGAGTTGGAAGaagggaaacaaaagaatgacAAAGAAGCAATACCTGTCAGTTACTCATACACATTTTTCCACCTGATTTTTGCCTTGGCTAGCATGTATTCAGCCATGCTTCTTTCGGGTTGGACCAACTCAGCTGAGAGCTCAGACCTTATAGATGTTGGCTGGACATCAGTTTGGGTCCGAATCTGCACAGAGTGGGTTACTGCTGCATTGTACGTTTGGTCCCTTGTGGCTCCTTTACTTTTCCCAGATCGTGAGTTCTAG
- the LOC126791519 gene encoding uncharacterized protein At5g19025 gives MRLTHPPPPFLTTMRSSSSFTATSSSPKPKSSSNPSHHHHHHSNPNCSLLCKHSPSATLDLLILILVLFSGTFLITSYFSYIFNSLSLLLSHSAPPLLPIPYLAGFLLFFVAALLLVDFCCGARSRRCHRTACKGLKKAMEFDLQLQTEECVKTGSKEIDRLPWKGGSESNPDYECLRLELRKMAPPNGRAVLLFRARCGCPVAKLQGWGPKRGRRHKKALAGTIPNGGDNR, from the exons ATGCGCCTCACGCACCCTCCTCCTCCCTTTCTCACCACCATGCGCTCCTCCTCGTCCTTCACCGCCACGTCATCATCCCCGAAACCCAAATCCTCATCAAACCctagccaccaccaccaccaccacagcAACCCGAATTGCAGCCTCCTCTGCAAGCACTCGCCGTCGGCGACTCTGGAcctcctcatcctcatcctGGTCCTCTTCTCCGGCACCTTCCTCATCACCTCCTACTTCTCCTACATCTTCAActccctctccctcctcctctcccactccgcccctcctctcctccccaTCCCCTACCTCGCCggcttcctcctcttcttcgtcGCCGCCCTCCTCCTCGTCGACTTCTGCTGCGGCGCCCGATCGCGCCGCTGCCACCGGACCGCCTGCAAGGGCCTGAAGAAGGCCATGGAATTCGATTTGCAGCTGCAGACCGAGGAGTGTGTCAAGACCGGGTCCAAGGAGATCGATAGGCTGCCGTGGAAGGGAGGCAGCGAGTCTAATCCTGACTACGAGTGTCTCCGGCTCGAGCTGAGGAAGATGGCGCCGCCTAATGGCCGTGCCGTGTTGCTGTTTCGGGCCAGGTGTGGCTGTCCTGTTGCTAAGCTTCAAGGCTGGGGTCCCAAGCGTGGCCGCCGCCATAAGAA GGCTTTGGCTGGTACAATTCCCAACGGAGGAGACAATCGTTGA